One segment of Streptomyces sp. NBC_00576 DNA contains the following:
- a CDS encoding FlgD immunoglobulin-like domain containing protein, whose product MTGAVSVAAALAVVAGLLQFASGPAVAADGADMPSVTLTGPHRAAPRQAFMTAADGTGYLSVPRRGPSGYPAVWTGRDGSTRVLPRGWYTYNNGGFGREEVPNTTNIIQIRHFATGKVTRFYLRAGDRATRVFAENRLLVARKVDEKWTLRLLEMPAGGGQPADRPVTGVEDTFNGDLYDDTSDARGASFTYWSGAVGTPSRTVLLDFDTAAVTYVPRDGFGALGDPHLAGDKVLFHAYDKDRQSAGVYSIDRSRPEVPGHLVDVPRDVRYKARAIGDWVLYPDTRQNTIRAVSVTGGPERTLLTASTGTFVDGGDGSLSIEGGTDAEHWAVQRVTLGADGAPAVEPLVPLPPVSVYEAGGVVVDQGQLLLGTERAAASVPDDGTDLTSSALSLAADGTLTASPPERVNALDYYTGWDSEHGPYQVYCYEECLRLTGNGEGSISYPWNEEPPAVAASGPYRVIRKQDTLQVRLQGWENKVLATGSWSAAALWGNTLWTAKTDATNSDRTLLERFSLPSMRRLGSESQWLGGCPLSDLQVVGRYVYWSCGPDTEAGVIDQQSGDRQTVPKGYAQLADGYLVSQDDEADKLLITYLRGAAPDGWSGTEELGPLPSSPYPPADRRGRFWNVDRFGGPVAYQTASGDVTVKWPQVTTSPLAAIDAPDPASADLRKGNGFQGVWHLNRPAESWKLTVTTSTGAAVRTITGGLARGKLTATWDGRDENGVVAHTGTYRMKLTARAVKGTTDTLLYDKQVPVRSVERHDFGQDGIGDLITFDSAGRVAVQPGSGRGTIDTAHKALGGGWPTSSTFVPFGNLSGKWCNDLLVRDSAGRLTRYDARYGSWFSPRTPHRLIGTGFGGYNVLTSPGDLTGDGRADLIARDKAGVLWRYSDDGKGGLAARVRLVAGQGGYTRLVGAGDLNGDHIGDMVGLDRAGVLWRWLGNGRGAFGSRVRIAGGINVNALVVPGDLTGDGRPDLLGRDRAGALWRWNGTASATFGRKTRIATGWQGYKALY is encoded by the coding sequence ATGACCGGGGCGGTCTCGGTCGCGGCGGCCCTGGCGGTGGTGGCCGGGCTGCTGCAGTTCGCATCGGGGCCGGCTGTCGCGGCGGACGGCGCGGACATGCCGTCCGTGACACTGACCGGCCCGCACCGGGCCGCGCCGCGGCAGGCGTTCATGACCGCCGCCGACGGCACGGGGTACCTGTCCGTGCCGAGGCGGGGGCCGTCCGGCTACCCGGCGGTGTGGACCGGCCGCGACGGCTCGACCAGGGTCCTCCCGCGCGGCTGGTACACCTACAACAACGGCGGCTTCGGGCGGGAAGAAGTCCCGAACACGACGAACATCATCCAGATCCGGCACTTCGCCACCGGCAAGGTGACGCGGTTCTACCTGCGGGCCGGTGACCGGGCTACCAGAGTCTTCGCCGAGAACCGCCTGCTGGTCGCCCGCAAGGTCGACGAAAAGTGGACGCTCCGCCTGCTGGAGATGCCGGCGGGCGGCGGACAACCGGCCGACCGGCCGGTGACCGGCGTGGAGGACACCTTCAACGGGGACCTGTACGACGACACGTCGGACGCGCGGGGAGCCTCGTTCACCTACTGGTCCGGGGCCGTCGGCACTCCCTCGCGCACCGTGCTGCTCGACTTCGACACCGCCGCGGTGACGTACGTGCCGCGCGACGGCTTCGGTGCCCTGGGAGACCCCCACCTGGCCGGCGACAAAGTGCTCTTCCACGCTTACGACAAGGACCGGCAGAGCGCGGGCGTGTACAGCATCGACCGCAGTCGTCCGGAGGTCCCCGGTCACCTGGTCGACGTTCCGAGAGACGTCCGCTACAAGGCTCGCGCGATCGGCGACTGGGTGCTGTACCCGGACACCCGCCAGAACACGATCCGTGCCGTGTCGGTGACCGGCGGCCCGGAGCGGACACTGCTGACCGCCTCGACCGGCACATTCGTCGACGGCGGTGACGGCAGCCTCTCCATCGAGGGCGGTACGGACGCGGAGCACTGGGCGGTCCAGCGCGTCACCCTGGGCGCGGACGGGGCTCCGGCCGTCGAGCCACTGGTGCCACTGCCCCCGGTCTCCGTGTACGAGGCCGGCGGTGTCGTGGTCGACCAGGGACAGTTGCTGCTCGGCACCGAGCGGGCGGCCGCGTCCGTCCCGGACGACGGCACCGATCTCACCTCCTCCGCGCTCTCCCTGGCGGCCGACGGCACGCTGACCGCCTCGCCTCCGGAGCGGGTGAACGCACTCGATTACTACACAGGGTGGGATTCCGAGCACGGGCCCTACCAGGTCTACTGCTACGAGGAGTGCTTGCGGCTCACCGGCAACGGGGAGGGCTCGATCTCCTACCCGTGGAACGAGGAACCGCCGGCTGTGGCGGCGTCCGGCCCGTACAGGGTGATCAGAAAGCAGGACACCCTGCAGGTACGGCTGCAGGGCTGGGAGAACAAGGTGCTGGCCACCGGCTCCTGGTCGGCCGCCGCGCTGTGGGGGAACACGCTGTGGACGGCCAAGACCGACGCGACGAACAGTGACCGGACCCTGCTGGAACGCTTCTCCCTGCCGTCGATGCGGCGACTGGGAAGCGAGTCACAGTGGCTCGGCGGCTGCCCCCTGTCCGATCTGCAGGTGGTGGGCCGGTACGTCTACTGGTCCTGCGGCCCGGACACGGAAGCCGGCGTCATCGACCAGCAAAGCGGAGACAGGCAGACCGTACCGAAGGGCTACGCGCAGCTGGCAGACGGCTACCTGGTCTCCCAGGACGACGAGGCCGACAAGCTGCTGATCACCTACCTCAGGGGCGCGGCTCCCGACGGCTGGAGCGGTACGGAGGAGCTCGGCCCGCTGCCGTCCTCGCCGTACCCTCCAGCCGACCGCCGCGGTCGGTTCTGGAACGTCGACCGGTTCGGCGGTCCGGTCGCCTATCAGACGGCGTCCGGTGACGTGACGGTGAAATGGCCGCAGGTGACCACCTCCCCGCTCGCGGCGATCGACGCCCCCGACCCCGCCTCCGCCGACCTGCGCAAGGGCAACGGCTTCCAGGGCGTCTGGCACCTGAACAGGCCGGCCGAGAGCTGGAAGCTGACCGTCACCACCTCCACCGGCGCCGCCGTACGGACCATCACCGGTGGCCTTGCGCGAGGAAAACTCACCGCGACCTGGGACGGGCGCGACGAGAACGGAGTGGTGGCCCATACCGGTACTTACCGGATGAAACTGACCGCCCGGGCCGTGAAAGGCACGACGGACACGCTGCTCTACGACAAGCAGGTGCCGGTACGGTCGGTGGAGCGCCACGACTTCGGCCAGGACGGCATCGGCGATCTGATCACCTTCGACAGTGCCGGCCGGGTGGCGGTCCAGCCCGGCTCCGGGCGCGGCACCATCGACACCGCGCACAAGGCCCTGGGCGGCGGTTGGCCCACCTCGTCGACCTTCGTGCCGTTCGGAAACCTGAGCGGCAAATGGTGCAACGACCTCCTCGTCCGGGACTCCGCCGGGCGGCTGACCCGGTACGACGCCCGCTACGGCTCCTGGTTCTCGCCGAGGACCCCGCACCGCCTGATCGGCACCGGTTTCGGCGGGTACAACGTGCTGACCTCCCCCGGTGACCTGACCGGTGACGGCCGCGCCGACCTGATCGCCCGCGACAAGGCCGGTGTGCTGTGGCGTTACTCCGACGACGGCAAGGGCGGCCTGGCAGCGCGCGTCCGGCTGGTCGCGGGCCAGGGCGGCTACACCCGGCTGGTCGGCGCGGGTGACCTGAACGGTGACCACATCGGCGACATGGTCGGCCTGGACCGTGCGGGCGTGCTGTGGCGGTGGCTCGGCAACGGCAGGGGCGCCTTCGGCAGCCGGGTCCGGATCGCCGGTGGGATCAACGTCAACGCCCTGGTCGTACCCGGTGACCTGACCGGCGACGGCCGCCCCGACCTCCTCGGCCGCGACCGCGCGGGCGCCCTGTGGCGCTGGAACGGAACAGCGTCCGCCACCTTCGGCAGGAAGACCCGTATCGCCACCGGCTGGCAGGGCTACAAGGCCTTGTACTGA
- a CDS encoding calcium-binding protein: protein MRTPRRIATATTTALALTCALGAATLAAPAAGAATPAAGTLRDVARYGEHDLWYKDDVGRTNRLSVSMKFESRDGGNDAYYILTFRDRAPITIDKSAAEHYECVHPSATDRTIARCAVHIPVGTDFTDDYYIDLGNGDDSVAIQADNYAYATIYGGKGNDVLVGNRQTELYGQDGNDRTVGGGEQRGNGARGGAGNDVLTGCYACYGDAGNDSLTGDATGNLLDGGDGNDILRGNSGADDLYGGRGNDRLYGDRGNDRLWGNSGNDVLYGGPGNDTLSGGPGTDKVYQN from the coding sequence ATGCGTACACCCAGAAGGATCGCCACCGCGACAACCACCGCTCTCGCCCTCACCTGCGCCCTGGGCGCGGCCACACTCGCAGCCCCCGCCGCCGGGGCGGCCACACCGGCCGCGGGTACGCTGCGCGACGTCGCGCGCTACGGCGAGCACGACCTCTGGTACAAGGACGACGTCGGCCGGACGAACCGGCTCAGCGTCTCGATGAAGTTCGAGAGCCGCGACGGCGGGAACGACGCCTACTACATCCTCACCTTCCGCGACCGCGCCCCCATCACCATCGACAAGAGCGCCGCCGAACACTACGAGTGCGTGCACCCCTCGGCCACCGACCGCACGATCGCCCGCTGCGCGGTCCACATCCCGGTGGGCACCGACTTCACCGACGACTACTACATCGACCTGGGCAACGGCGACGACTCCGTGGCGATCCAAGCCGACAACTACGCGTACGCCACGATCTACGGCGGCAAGGGCAACGACGTGCTGGTGGGCAACCGCCAGACCGAGCTCTACGGCCAGGACGGCAACGACCGCACCGTCGGTGGGGGCGAGCAGCGGGGCAACGGAGCGCGCGGCGGAGCCGGGAACGACGTCCTCACCGGGTGCTATGCGTGCTACGGCGACGCCGGCAACGACTCGCTCACCGGCGACGCCACCGGCAACCTCCTGGACGGCGGCGACGGCAACGACATCCTGCGCGGAAACTCAGGCGCCGACGACCTCTATGGCGGCAGGGGCAACGACCGCCTGTACGGCGACCGGGGCAACGACCGTCTGTGGGGCAACAGCGGCAACGACGTCCTGTACGGCGGCCCGGGCAACGACACCCTCTCGGGCGGCCCGGGAACCGACAAGGTCTACCAGAACTAG
- a CDS encoding PIG-L family deacetylase has product MTDRPLTLMAVHAHPDDEATGTGGVLARYAAEGIRTVLVTCTDGGCGDGPDGVKPGDPGHDPAAIALMRRQELEASCDVLKVSDLEMLDYADSGMMGWPSNDAPGSFWQTPVQEGAARLAELMRHYEPDVVVTYDENGFYGHPDHIQAHRITMAALEMTALKPKVYWTTMPRSMMQRFGEIMREFHEDMPEPDPAEAAALAEIGLPDDEITTWVDATAFSGQKFDALAAHASQGENIFFLKMGKERFGEFMGMETFVRVQDATGAAVPENDLFAGLR; this is encoded by the coding sequence ATGACTGACCGGCCCTTGACGCTCATGGCAGTACACGCCCACCCCGACGACGAGGCCACCGGAACCGGAGGAGTCCTCGCGCGGTACGCGGCGGAAGGCATCCGCACGGTTCTCGTGACGTGTACCGACGGCGGTTGCGGTGACGGACCGGATGGCGTCAAACCGGGTGATCCCGGGCATGATCCGGCAGCGATCGCCTTGATGCGCCGTCAGGAACTTGAGGCGAGCTGTGACGTCCTGAAGGTCAGCGATCTGGAGATGCTGGACTATGCCGACTCCGGGATGATGGGCTGGCCGAGCAACGACGCCCCCGGATCCTTCTGGCAGACCCCCGTGCAGGAAGGCGCGGCCCGACTCGCGGAACTCATGCGGCACTACGAGCCTGATGTGGTCGTCACCTACGACGAGAACGGCTTCTACGGCCACCCCGACCATATCCAGGCCCACCGCATAACGATGGCGGCGCTGGAGATGACCGCGCTGAAACCGAAGGTGTACTGGACCACGATGCCCCGCTCGATGATGCAGCGGTTCGGCGAGATCATGCGCGAGTTCCATGAGGACATGCCGGAGCCGGATCCTGCCGAGGCCGCCGCGCTGGCCGAGATCGGCCTCCCCGACGACGAGATCACCACCTGGGTGGACGCCACCGCGTTCAGCGGTCAGAAGTTCGACGCGTTGGCCGCGCACGCCAGCCAGGGCGAGAACATCTTCTTCCTCAAGATGGGCAAGGAGAGGTTCGGTGAGTTCATGGGCATGGAGACCTTCGTACGTGTCCAGGACGCCACCGGCGCGGCCGTACCCGAGAACGATCTCTTCGCCGGACTGCGCTGA
- a CDS encoding DUF5990 family protein, giving the protein MRIRIEAVDLPGRTCPPGAFVGDDVPEYRNIHVAVQRRDRPAELLDPQPGDAASAAWTLECTTAASPGGTDVKGPHVQGRPGGRFVYLTWGTVEDSGTFTMFRRAKLMLDAVPAETLEAATLTGLLVGRLGLTDARGGPLCARIVPPRITWTAESADEDRPSP; this is encoded by the coding sequence ATGCGCATCCGTATCGAGGCCGTCGACCTTCCCGGCCGCACCTGTCCACCCGGAGCATTCGTCGGCGACGACGTTCCGGAGTACCGCAACATCCACGTCGCCGTGCAACGCCGTGATCGTCCGGCCGAACTCCTCGATCCCCAGCCCGGCGACGCCGCCTCGGCGGCTTGGACCCTGGAGTGCACCACAGCGGCCTCACCCGGCGGCACCGATGTGAAAGGACCCCACGTTCAGGGCCGTCCAGGAGGCCGGTTCGTCTACCTGACGTGGGGCACCGTCGAAGACTCCGGCACCTTCACGATGTTCCGCCGCGCCAAACTCATGCTCGACGCCGTGCCCGCCGAGACACTCGAAGCCGCCACCCTCACCGGCCTGCTGGTGGGCCGCCTCGGACTGACCGACGCGCGCGGCGGACCCCTGTGCGCACGGATCGTGCCACCGCGCATCACCTGGACCGCCGAATCCGCTGACGAGGACCGACCGTCACCGTGA